A genomic segment from Methanoplanus limicola DSM 2279 encodes:
- a CDS encoding DNA N-6-adenine-methyltransferase, producing MQRDRGNKRKTIDGSQENCQAPTTVYDYPAAREVLDSNDLLKRTLANEPPNEKGIRGVPKNEWTTPPEIVEASLEVLGVIDIDPCAESKDCPNIPARAHYTIWDNGMSVHWEGRVFLNPPYGNSLARWIAYLRDEYRLGYVREAIVLVPARTDSRWFHYMGSNFIWCGVKGRLRFSEIDGPAPFPSAIFYIGKNRKRFVEIFSRFGPVYDRI from the coding sequence ATGCAGAGAGATAGAGGAAATAAGAGAAAAACGATAGACGGCAGCCAGGAAAATTGTCAAGCACCCACTACAGTATATGACTATCCGGCTGCCAGAGAAGTATTAGACTCTAATGATTTATTAAAACGTACCCTCGCAAATGAACCTCCGAATGAGAAGGGTATCCGCGGTGTCCCGAAGAATGAATGGACTACTCCGCCGGAGATTGTGGAGGCATCTTTAGAGGTTTTGGGGGTTATTGATATCGACCCTTGCGCTGAATCAAAGGACTGTCCAAACATTCCTGCCAGGGCGCATTATACCATCTGGGATAACGGGATGTCGGTTCACTGGGAGGGCAGGGTTTTCTTAAATCCGCCTTATGGCAATAGTCTTGCCCGGTGGATTGCTTATCTTCGGGATGAATACCGGCTTGGTTACGTAAGGGAGGCGATTGTTCTTGTTCCTGCCAGGACTGATTCCAGGTGGTTTCACTATATGGGCAGTAATTTCATCTGGTGTGGTGTTAAGGGCCGGCTGAGGTTTTCAGAGATTGACGGGCCTGCGCCTTTTCCATCCGCAATTTTTTATATCGGGAAGAATCGGAAGAGGTTTGTTGAGATCTTTTCAAGGTTTGGACCGGTTTATGACAGGATTTGA
- a CDS encoding ribbon-helix-helix domain-containing protein, translating to MTEKTEKEKKVQTKNVGVRMPLALCEEMDKLVAAGKFSNYSDIILSLLRDYLVREEMKKVQISELSEFFRSDDGRELISELVDQEIYKRAVESSMARR from the coding sequence ATGACAGAAAAAACGGAGAAAGAGAAGAAAGTTCAGACAAAAAATGTTGGCGTGCGGATGCCCCTGGCACTGTGCGAAGAGATGGATAAATTAGTTGCCGCAGGTAAATTCTCAAACTATTCAGACATTATCCTCAGTCTGCTTAGAGATTATCTGGTTAGGGAAGAGATGAAGAAAGTACAGATTTCAGAATTATCCGAATTTTTCAGGTCTGATGACGGGAGAGAATTAATCTCAGAACTTGTAGATCAGGAGATCTACAAAAGGGCCGTTGAATCATCTATGGCCAGAAGATAA
- a CDS encoding tyrosine-type recombinase/integrase, protein MSDDDVRLIREFIAEKRSCDNIKTGRENKLVFTLIGWRRFIGPFRDNSIADLYDGIDSLKKGKSTKGKPYKHNTILDFIAILKQFYSWMIENEYSEIPERKLIKIKIPKKDTMTKEAGDLMTKTEISAMMNACQRSRDRALIMTLYEGGFRIGEIATMTWKDLVFDQYGVIVNLNFKTGKPRYVRLIMATEYLAAWKRDYPFNPVGENLVFITRQSNALSHGMITSQLRRIGNRAGIEKHITAHVFRHSRITHLITDGVNESVIKLMMWGSLTTKMFDTYAHLTGSDIDNELLRNYGLARSDSKAAKKESLEPVQCRHCNTINSPMSAYCSTCGLELTEKAKNKIEAMEKDVDEHPEILKAMIDKAIEEKMSRMPAHG, encoded by the coding sequence TTGTCTGATGATGACGTCCGGCTGATAAGAGAATTCATAGCCGAAAAGAGATCCTGTGACAACATAAAAACAGGCCGGGAAAACAAACTGGTATTTACCCTAATCGGATGGAGAAGATTCATAGGGCCTTTCAGAGACAACTCAATTGCAGATCTCTATGACGGAATAGACTCCCTGAAAAAAGGAAAATCCACAAAAGGCAAACCCTACAAGCACAACACAATCCTTGACTTCATTGCCATTCTGAAACAGTTCTACTCCTGGATGATAGAAAACGAATATTCTGAAATTCCGGAGAGAAAACTGATAAAAATCAAAATCCCAAAAAAGGACACCATGACCAAAGAGGCCGGCGATCTCATGACAAAAACTGAGATATCAGCAATGATGAATGCCTGCCAGAGGAGCCGGGACCGTGCCCTTATAATGACTCTTTACGAAGGGGGATTTCGGATTGGTGAGATAGCAACCATGACCTGGAAAGATCTGGTCTTTGATCAGTATGGTGTCATAGTAAACTTAAATTTCAAAACCGGAAAGCCCCGTTATGTCCGGCTGATAATGGCAACAGAGTACCTCGCTGCATGGAAGAGGGATTATCCGTTCAATCCGGTCGGGGAGAACCTGGTATTTATCACCCGGCAGAGCAATGCCCTCAGCCATGGAATGATTACATCGCAGCTCAGGCGGATTGGAAATCGGGCCGGCATTGAAAAGCATATCACCGCCCATGTATTCCGGCACTCAAGAATAACCCACCTGATAACGGACGGAGTGAATGAAAGCGTTATCAAGCTTATGATGTGGGGAAGCCTTACAACAAAGATGTTTGATACATATGCCCACCTGACCGGAAGCGACATTGACAACGAACTCCTGAGAAATTATGGCCTTGCCAGGTCAGACTCAAAGGCTGCAAAAAAAGAGAGTCTTGAGCCGGTCCAGTGCAGGCACTGCAATACAATAAACAGTCCTATGTCGGCGTATTGCAGTACCTGCGGACTTGAATTAACTGAAAAAGCCAAAAACAAAATCGAGGCAATGGAGAAGGATGTAGATGAACATCCGGAGATACTCAAAGCTATGATTGACAAAGCGATTGAAGAAAAAATGAGCCGGATGCCAGCTCACGGATGA
- a CDS encoding AMP-binding protein encodes MVRFSVTMDDDLVKKIDDISDLRNVSRSEWITQACGREAERSVIPGGGQSLYDLLHLRSQIPVDEPNMTDYEELCSNFSIDVPEFFNFGFDVIDAWAKIDRNKKAMIWVNQSGYEKIFTFRDIMIRSNEAANMLLKYGIKKGDRVAIMLPRVPEWWFFAVACIKLGAVFVPCPTMLTTKDLVYRINAAGIRMMITDMENAPKIEEICRECPSLNSRLVVDGRKEGWVSYLVELDYPAPVSGKLVVTGLEKTRSSDPMVIYFTSGTTGEAKMVLHDQALPLGHITTGAYWLDLKKNDVHLTLSDTGWAKSSWGKFFGPWIQGACSVVYDIRGKFNATEILPILEKYEVSTFCCPPTIYRMLIMADLDKFDLTPLRHCVSAGEPLNPEVIRVWKEGTGLDIYEGYGQTELTLCIGTFPCMKTKPGSMGRPSPGWNIVLHDEDGKTVAPGDVGRIAVCINPRPVGMFMEYFGNDEANEAAFSGDYYYTGDKACMDSDGYFWFVGRDDDVIKSSGYRIGPFEVESAIMEHPSVKEVAVVGSPDPIRGLVVKAFVILKDGYDPSEVLVKEIQKHVKTTTAPYKYPRMIEFVEDLPKTISGKIKRNELRDMEYKRHVQESGFRKPAGKE; translated from the coding sequence ATGGTGCGATTTTCTGTGACTATGGATGATGATCTGGTGAAGAAGATTGACGATATCTCAGATCTCAGAAATGTCTCGCGTTCTGAATGGATTACTCAGGCGTGCGGCAGGGAGGCCGAAAGGTCAGTTATTCCCGGCGGCGGTCAGAGTCTTTATGATCTCCTTCATCTCCGTTCCCAGATTCCGGTTGATGAACCGAATATGACTGATTATGAGGAGTTGTGCAGTAATTTCTCTATTGATGTCCCGGAGTTCTTCAATTTTGGTTTTGATGTTATTGATGCCTGGGCAAAGATTGACCGGAACAAGAAGGCGATGATCTGGGTCAATCAGAGCGGGTATGAGAAGATTTTCACATTCAGGGATATTATGATCCGTTCCAATGAGGCGGCGAATATGCTTCTTAAGTACGGCATTAAGAAGGGTGACCGGGTTGCGATAATGCTTCCGCGTGTGCCTGAATGGTGGTTCTTCGCTGTTGCATGTATTAAACTGGGTGCGGTCTTTGTCCCGTGCCCGACTATGCTCACTACCAAGGACCTTGTCTACCGGATCAATGCCGCCGGAATCAGGATGATGATCACTGATATGGAGAATGCACCTAAGATTGAGGAGATCTGTCGTGAATGTCCGTCTCTGAACTCCAGGCTTGTTGTTGACGGCCGGAAGGAGGGCTGGGTGAGTTATCTTGTTGAGCTGGATTATCCTGCGCCTGTTTCCGGTAAACTTGTTGTGACGGGTCTTGAGAAGACGAGGTCGTCTGATCCTATGGTGATCTATTTCACATCCGGAACTACGGGTGAGGCGAAGATGGTGCTCCATGATCAGGCACTTCCACTCGGGCATATTACAACCGGTGCGTACTGGCTTGATCTGAAGAAGAATGATGTTCATCTGACTCTGTCAGATACCGGATGGGCGAAGTCTTCCTGGGGCAAGTTCTTCGGGCCGTGGATCCAGGGAGCATGCAGTGTTGTATATGATATAAGGGGTAAGTTTAACGCGACCGAAATTCTGCCTATTCTGGAGAAGTATGAGGTTTCAACGTTTTGCTGCCCGCCGACTATCTACCGTATGCTGATTATGGCTGATCTGGATAAGTTTGACCTGACACCTCTGCGTCACTGTGTAAGTGCAGGCGAACCTCTCAATCCTGAGGTTATCAGGGTCTGGAAGGAAGGTACAGGTCTTGATATTTACGAAGGGTATGGTCAGACTGAACTTACGCTCTGTATCGGTACTTTTCCGTGCATGAAGACGAAGCCCGGTTCGATGGGCAGGCCGTCTCCGGGATGGAATATTGTGCTTCATGATGAGGATGGTAAGACGGTTGCTCCGGGTGATGTCGGAAGGATTGCAGTCTGTATCAATCCGAGGCCTGTCGGGATGTTTATGGAGTACTTTGGCAATGATGAAGCGAACGAGGCCGCTTTTTCAGGTGATTATTATTATACCGGAGATAAGGCATGTATGGATTCTGACGGGTATTTCTGGTTTGTCGGCCGTGATGATGATGTAATTAAGAGTTCCGGTTACAGGATCGGGCCTTTTGAAGTTGAGTCTGCCATTATGGAGCATCCTTCCGTTAAGGAGGTTGCTGTTGTCGGTTCGCCTGATCCTATAAGAGGTCTGGTTGTGAAGGCTTTTGTTATACTGAAGGATGGTTATGATCCTTCTGAGGTACTGGTTAAGGAGATCCAGAAGCATGTCAAGACAACGACCGCACCTTATAAGTATCCGCGTATGATTGAGTTTGTAGAGGATCTTCCAAAGACTATTTCAGGAAAAATCAAGAGGAATGAGCTTCGCGATATGGAATATAAGAGGCATGTTCAGGAGAGCGGTTTTAGGAAACCTGCCGGAAAGGAATAA
- a CDS encoding response regulator, whose translation MGKNRILVVEDEIIIAMEIKATLKKLGYEVPGIATNGIDAIDLCRKTEPDLVLMDIRLKGDMDGIEAAEKIMGLYDTPIIFLTGNSDEEIVNRAIAINPAGFLIKPYRERELFGNIEMAIYKNKIKQSVETPKIIKTEEITDIIRYFTSPVIFLDSEGRISEVSKKAALIIGKKPEDLKGIPAQEIFIQKNSSDENSGPEKNLTYPQEIRIKTSRGIKKALLLTGFYYDRTNDKIRQFIEISDRRKYPEEKESKTEIIPDILDTIDDSVFVLTRNLKVLYTNRKFDKFADNLNAGKIQPGMPAYEIPGIKSIINPDEYVETIRTGNTYSGRRRIKTRTGFLLMEIIIYPVIKSGRVTSLIVYLRDATKKDAILNYSEEIDKNITEIEESISKITALLDKVNSPILNIINIAKGESGLKITQIMDNASEASEALSAIQLQTVRYEDAMNTMRHMGNKTREWDEKRNR comes from the coding sequence TTGGGAAAAAACAGAATACTGGTTGTGGAAGATGAAATAATAATCGCAATGGAGATTAAGGCAACTCTGAAAAAACTGGGATATGAAGTGCCCGGAATTGCAACAAACGGAATTGATGCAATAGATCTCTGCAGAAAGACAGAACCTGATCTCGTCCTGATGGACATAAGGCTGAAAGGAGATATGGACGGAATCGAAGCCGCAGAAAAGATAATGGGGCTTTATGACACACCCATAATATTTCTAACCGGAAATTCAGACGAAGAGATCGTAAACAGAGCAATCGCAATAAACCCCGCAGGATTTTTAATAAAACCATACAGGGAAAGGGAACTCTTTGGCAATATCGAGATGGCAATCTACAAAAACAAGATAAAACAGTCAGTAGAAACTCCAAAAATAATTAAAACAGAAGAGATAACAGACATCATCAGATATTTCACATCACCTGTAATCTTTCTGGACAGCGAAGGCAGGATCTCAGAAGTCAGCAAAAAAGCTGCACTGATAATAGGAAAAAAACCTGAAGACCTGAAAGGAATACCTGCACAGGAGATATTTATACAGAAAAACAGCAGTGATGAAAATTCAGGACCGGAAAAAAATCTGACATATCCCCAGGAGATCAGAATCAAAACCTCAAGGGGGATAAAGAAGGCACTCCTCCTCACAGGATTTTATTATGACCGGACAAACGATAAGATACGCCAGTTCATAGAGATATCAGACAGAAGGAAATATCCGGAAGAGAAAGAGTCAAAAACAGAAATTATTCCCGACATACTGGACACAATAGACGATAGCGTATTTGTACTCACCAGAAACCTGAAAGTGCTGTACACCAACCGGAAATTTGACAAATTTGCAGATAATTTAAACGCAGGAAAAATACAGCCCGGAATGCCGGCATATGAAATACCGGGAATAAAATCAATAATAAACCCTGACGAATACGTGGAAACCATCAGGACAGGCAATACCTACTCCGGGAGACGAAGGATAAAGACCAGGACCGGATTCCTCCTGATGGAGATAATAATATATCCGGTCATAAAATCAGGCAGAGTCACAAGCCTGATTGTATACCTCAGAGATGCAACAAAAAAAGACGCAATACTAAATTATTCCGAAGAGATCGATAAAAATATTACAGAGATAGAGGAGAGCATCTCAAAGATAACAGCACTCCTCGATAAGGTAAACAGTCCGATATTAAATATAATCAATATCGCAAAGGGGGAATCCGGCCTTAAAATAACACAGATAATGGACAATGCCTCAGAGGCATCAGAGGCATTATCGGCAATTCAGCTCCAGACAGTCAGATACGAGGATGCAATGAATACAATGAGACATATGGGCAATAAAACACGGGAATGGGATGAAAAGAGAAATAGGTGA
- a CDS encoding AMP-binding protein has translation MDYNDEKFYTPQEVADHLKVEARTVHAWLRDGTMKGMKVGRLWRISESEVSRARSGEKHPESQSYSRKNRKTSGIHNMMDYDETKANYKIEVPEYFNFGYDVIDHWAETDRNKLAMIWVDQEGHEKKYSFRDLKNLSNQAANIFLKYNINKGDRVLIMLPRIPEWWIFVTAIIKLGAVVCPCPVLLTPKDLKYRINAGKFRMVITDLENAPKVNEICDKCPTLRSRFLADGELEGWASFPFELLYPAPVSHKSVSMPADYRTRSDDPMLIYFTSGTTGEAKMVLHDNSYPLGHKVTAELWHDLTPNDVHFTSSDTGWAKCAWGKIFGQWIAGACLLIIDVRGKFEATKLLPVIEKYEVTSFCCPPTIYRMLILADLSKFDLSELRHCTSAGEPLNPEVIRVWQEGTGLTIHEGYGQTETCCAIASFACMENKPGSMGKPSPGWNIELHDDDGKPVGNYEEGRIAISLNPKPVGLLVEYLDNDEANAESFVNGFYYTGDKAYRDDDGYLWFVGRNDDVIKSSGYRIGPFEVESALLEHPAVKESAVVGSPDRIRGMVVKAFVVLNEGFEPGDELVRDIQKFVKRITAPYKYPRLIDFVDELPKTLSGKIKRNELREGELQKFKKARKEQ, from the coding sequence ATGGATTACAATGATGAGAAATTCTATACGCCGCAGGAGGTTGCAGACCATTTAAAAGTGGAGGCGCGGACTGTTCATGCCTGGCTGAGGGACGGCACTATGAAGGGTATGAAGGTCGGACGCCTCTGGAGAATATCGGAAAGCGAGGTATCCAGGGCCAGGTCCGGTGAAAAACATCCGGAATCACAGAGCTACTCCCGGAAAAACAGAAAAACTTCCGGAATTCATAATATGATGGATTATGATGAGACAAAGGCAAATTATAAAATTGAGGTCCCTGAATATTTCAACTTTGGATATGATGTAATCGATCACTGGGCCGAGACTGACAGGAATAAGCTTGCAATGATCTGGGTGGACCAGGAAGGGCATGAGAAGAAGTATTCTTTCAGGGATCTGAAGAACCTCTCCAACCAGGCCGCAAATATCTTTCTTAAATATAATATCAATAAGGGTGACCGTGTTCTTATCATGCTCCCGAGGATTCCGGAATGGTGGATATTTGTCACTGCAATCATAAAACTTGGTGCTGTTGTATGCCCCTGTCCTGTCCTTCTTACACCAAAGGACCTGAAGTACAGGATAAATGCCGGAAAGTTCAGGATGGTCATAACTGATCTTGAGAACGCACCGAAGGTAAACGAGATCTGCGACAAGTGCCCTACACTCCGTTCAAGATTTCTGGCAGACGGTGAACTTGAGGGCTGGGCAAGCTTTCCGTTTGAACTTCTCTATCCTGCACCTGTTTCTCATAAATCTGTCAGTATGCCTGCTGATTACAGAACCCGTTCTGACGATCCAATGCTTATCTATTTCACATCCGGAACTACAGGTGAGGCAAAGATGGTTCTTCATGACAACAGCTATCCCCTTGGTCATAAGGTTACGGCGGAACTGTGGCATGATCTTACACCAAATGACGTTCATTTCACATCTTCGGACACCGGGTGGGCAAAATGTGCGTGGGGCAAGATATTCGGCCAGTGGATTGCCGGGGCATGCCTTCTTATCATCGATGTGAGGGGTAAGTTTGAGGCTACAAAACTTCTTCCTGTTATTGAGAAATATGAGGTTACGAGCTTTTGCTGCCCGCCTACTATATACAGGATGCTCATACTTGCGGACCTCTCAAAGTTCGATCTCTCTGAACTCCGGCACTGCACCAGTGCAGGTGAACCTTTAAATCCGGAAGTTATCAGGGTCTGGCAGGAGGGTACGGGCCTCACAATACACGAGGGATACGGTCAGACCGAGACATGCTGTGCCATTGCATCCTTTGCGTGTATGGAGAATAAGCCGGGTTCTATGGGTAAACCTTCTCCCGGGTGGAATATCGAACTTCATGATGACGATGGAAAACCGGTTGGTAATTATGAGGAAGGCAGGATTGCCATATCTCTGAATCCAAAGCCTGTCGGTCTTTTGGTGGAGTATCTTGACAATGATGAGGCAAATGCCGAGTCTTTTGTGAACGGATTTTATTATACCGGAGATAAGGCGTACAGGGATGATGACGGCTATCTCTGGTTTGTCGGCAGAAATGATGATGTCATTAAGAGTTCCGGCTACAGGATCGGACCTTTTGAGGTTGAGTCGGCTCTCCTTGAACATCCGGCAGTGAAGGAGTCGGCTGTTGTCGGTTCCCCTGACCGTATCAGGGGTATGGTTGTCAAAGCTTTTGTTGTGTTAAATGAAGGCTTTGAACCGGGAGATGAACTTGTCAGGGACATTCAGAAGTTTGTCAAGAGGATAACTGCACCGTACAAATATCCGCGGCTGATTGATTTTGTTGATGAGCTTCCAAAGACTCTCTCCGGTAAGATTAAGAGGAATGAGCTTAGAGAGGGTGAGCTTCAGAAGTTTAAAAAAGCCCGAAAAGAGCAGTAG
- a CDS encoding TATA-box-binding protein: MAEKSYDSLKIENIVASGEIAKEMDLQSISENIDNCELNTKRFPGAVLRITVPKIAALLFSSGKVVLTGIRNNEDLEKGLDIIIKSLKENGVDTFDVPNVKVTNIVCSYDMGKPVNLNRIVVTLNLENIEYEPEQFPGLVYRIEEPKIVALIFSSGKIILTGGKNMEDIKSGLDVLESKLDSIM, from the coding sequence ATGGCTGAGAAGAGTTACGACTCACTTAAGATTGAAAATATTGTTGCGTCCGGAGAAATCGCAAAAGAGATGGATTTGCAGTCAATTTCAGAGAACATTGATAATTGTGAGCTTAATACAAAGAGATTTCCAGGGGCTGTATTAAGGATAACTGTGCCAAAGATTGCGGCTCTTTTGTTCTCCTCCGGAAAAGTTGTTCTGACAGGGATAAGGAATAATGAAGACCTTGAAAAAGGGCTTGATATCATTATAAAATCACTGAAAGAGAACGGAGTAGATACATTTGACGTGCCCAATGTCAAGGTTACAAACATTGTATGCTCATATGACATGGGAAAACCGGTAAACCTGAACAGAATCGTTGTCACGCTGAACCTTGAGAACATTGAATATGAACCTGAACAGTTCCCCGGACTTGTTTACAGGATTGAAGAGCCAAAAATTGTTGCACTTATATTCTCATCCGGAAAGATAATCCTGACCGGCGGAAAGAATATGGAGGACATAAAGAGCGGCCTTGATGTTCTTGAATCAAAACTTGACAGCATAATGTAA
- a CDS encoding DEAD/DEAH box helicase has protein sequence MGEASDLIDRNIAELLVKRGFDTLSDTQEKAIPPISAGNHTLCIAPTGTGKTESAMLPVFSSLLHTGGGGFKAIYITPLRSLNRDILFRLEWWCSELGLTVGVRHGDTSTSERTKQSKKPPDLLITTPETLQALFMGKNLREHLKNVRYVIIDEIHELAGNKRGAQLSVALERLIPYAGNFQRIGLSATVGNPGDVASFLTGNRPCEIVNIPAAPSLSIDVRYAGGSFTSQSKAVEKAIEREDSTLVFVNTRVTAEALGHELFGRGDVDVHHGSLSREVRIEAEDRFKEGKLKALICTSSMELGLDIGHISHVIQFGSPREISRLLQRVGRAGHRLDTMSYGTILATGFDDLLESGVIATRALQNECEDLLLSRNASDVLANQIAAIAVEYGEISVLRLKEIITGSACFQDAGGLIERVILQMAEHRLIWPEGGMVARTGRCRKYLYQNLSMIHDEKKVKVYDIVSRRIVGTLDESFVVSFIYTGAVFITKGQLWQVIVLEDGMIKVEPAHKLKGELPSWEGEQIPVPYGIARETGRLRRTRNFSDYLSDGASISFAESFMDGMDHAGSPVPSDNLIVLEHFDEGVVMNVCGGHKANEALGRAVSVLLSARSGSSVGIEVDAYRVTFRLPKEITATAVMEALKNLEPAHIQGILSLSLKRSSLFKWKLVQIAKKFGAIDADADYEKISIHRLMDLFDKTVISDEAFRELFSLKMDVEKAAEIARRVQSGETGVTIAPISAIGSEGITSSRDLIPPPSTDHAVISTIKKRIENDSILLFCMNCRKWKSKTVVGRVPDDIVCPLCGARLIAALKPYEDDQIAIAKKKNKSKEERAVEIKMIRNANIVLSSGKTAVTALAARGVGPDTASGIIATMAKGDDFYREILKAERNYIRTHRFW, from the coding sequence ATGGGAGAGGCATCTGATCTTATTGATAGAAATATTGCTGAGCTCCTTGTAAAGAGGGGATTTGATACTCTGTCAGATACACAGGAGAAGGCAATCCCTCCGATCTCTGCCGGAAATCATACTCTGTGCATTGCCCCGACAGGCACAGGCAAGACAGAGAGTGCAATGCTGCCTGTATTCAGCAGTCTTCTGCATACTGGTGGAGGCGGCTTTAAGGCTATATACATAACGCCTCTCCGTTCACTGAACCGTGATATCCTCTTCAGGCTTGAGTGGTGGTGCAGTGAACTCGGCCTGACTGTTGGTGTCAGGCATGGCGATACCAGCACAAGTGAACGGACAAAGCAGTCAAAAAAACCGCCCGACCTTCTGATAACGACTCCTGAAACCCTTCAGGCTCTTTTTATGGGCAAAAATCTCCGTGAGCACCTTAAAAATGTCCGTTATGTAATCATTGACGAGATACACGAACTTGCGGGGAACAAACGCGGTGCACAGTTATCAGTCGCCCTTGAGAGGCTTATTCCCTATGCAGGGAACTTTCAGAGGATCGGGCTGTCTGCGACTGTTGGAAATCCGGGTGATGTTGCGTCGTTTCTGACCGGAAACCGGCCCTGTGAGATTGTAAATATCCCCGCCGCACCATCGCTCTCAATTGATGTGAGGTACGCCGGCGGGAGCTTTACCAGTCAGTCAAAGGCTGTGGAAAAGGCAATTGAGAGGGAGGACTCGACCCTTGTCTTTGTTAATACAAGGGTCACTGCGGAGGCGCTCGGTCATGAACTCTTCGGGCGTGGTGATGTCGATGTCCATCATGGTTCACTCTCAAGGGAGGTCAGGATTGAGGCTGAGGACAGGTTTAAGGAGGGAAAGTTAAAAGCGCTCATATGCACCTCCTCAATGGAGCTTGGGCTTGATATCGGCCATATCAGCCATGTTATTCAGTTCGGCTCTCCAAGAGAGATCTCAAGGCTTCTTCAGAGGGTCGGACGCGCCGGGCACAGGCTCGATACTATGTCATACGGGACAATTCTTGCGACAGGGTTTGACGACCTCCTTGAATCCGGTGTAATAGCAACCCGTGCTCTTCAGAATGAGTGTGAGGACCTTCTGCTCTCAAGGAATGCCTCGGATGTGCTTGCCAACCAGATTGCCGCAATTGCGGTGGAATATGGTGAAATCAGCGTTCTGAGGCTGAAAGAGATCATCACAGGTTCTGCCTGCTTTCAGGATGCCGGCGGACTCATTGAGAGGGTTATTTTACAGATGGCAGAGCACCGCCTGATATGGCCTGAAGGGGGAATGGTTGCGAGGACAGGGCGGTGCAGAAAATACCTCTATCAGAATCTCTCAATGATCCATGACGAGAAGAAGGTGAAGGTCTATGACATCGTCTCAAGAAGAATAGTCGGGACACTTGATGAGTCCTTTGTTGTAAGCTTCATATACACAGGGGCGGTCTTCATCACAAAGGGGCAGTTGTGGCAGGTCATAGTACTTGAGGACGGGATGATTAAGGTTGAGCCTGCGCATAAACTTAAAGGAGAACTCCCGTCCTGGGAAGGTGAGCAGATCCCCGTTCCTTACGGGATTGCCCGGGAAACCGGCAGGCTCAGGCGGACGAGGAATTTCTCTGATTATCTCTCAGATGGTGCTTCCATATCTTTTGCAGAGAGTTTTATGGACGGCATGGATCATGCAGGATCGCCTGTTCCCTCAGATAATCTGATTGTTCTTGAGCATTTTGACGAAGGTGTTGTTATGAATGTCTGCGGCGGTCATAAGGCAAATGAGGCGCTTGGAAGGGCGGTCTCTGTTCTCCTTTCGGCAAGGTCCGGCTCTTCAGTCGGCATTGAGGTTGATGCCTACAGGGTGACTTTCCGGCTGCCAAAAGAGATCACTGCCACGGCAGTTATGGAGGCCTTAAAAAACCTTGAACCTGCTCATATACAGGGCATTCTCTCACTCTCCCTGAAACGTTCCTCCCTCTTTAAGTGGAAGCTGGTTCAGATTGCCAAAAAATTCGGTGCTATAGATGCGGACGCGGATTATGAGAAGATAAGCATACATCGCCTTATGGATCTCTTTGATAAGACTGTCATCTCGGATGAGGCATTCCGTGAGCTGTTCTCTTTAAAGATGGACGTGGAAAAGGCGGCTGAGATTGCCAGACGGGTTCAGTCCGGAGAAACAGGTGTCACCATCGCCCCGATAAGCGCCATCGGAAGTGAGGGCATAACCTCTTCGCGTGATCTCATCCCGCCCCCATCAACTGATCATGCGGTCATCAGCACTATAAAGAAGAGGATTGAGAATGACAGCATCCTGCTATTCTGCATGAACTGCCGGAAGTGGAAGAGTAAAACCGTTGTCGGGCGTGTGCCTGACGATATCGTCTGTCCTCTCTGCGGCGCAAGGCTTATTGCCGCATTAAAGCCGTATGAGGATGACCAGATTGCAATAGCAAAGAAGAAGAACAAGAGTAAGGAGGAGCGTGCGGTTGAGATAAAAATGATCAGAAATGCAAATATCGTTTTATCCAGCGGAAAAACGGCTGTGACTGCACTTGCCGCACGTGGTGTCGGCCCGGATACTGCCTCAGGAATCATTGCCACAATGGCGAAAGGTGATGACTTTTACAGGGAAATTTTAAAGGCTGAGCGTAACTACATCAGAACACACCGCTTCTGGTGA